The following coding sequences lie in one Methanopyrus sp. SNP6 genomic window:
- a CDS encoding DUF504 domain-containing protein: MSRKTELEEIFSRMLHDPDDDPSEYVIYVIDRGSSSGLRRIWGDEIQDVKRGFLVLWNAEIPVHRVIRVERGGRVIWERGRRARGRR; the protein is encoded by the coding sequence GTGTCGCGCAAAACGGAACTTGAAGAAATTTTTAGCCGCATGTTGCACGATCCGGACGACGACCCCTCGGAGTACGTGATCTACGTCATCGATCGTGGATCCTCGAGTGGGCTCCGTCGGATCTGGGGAGATGAGATTCAAGACGTTAAAAGGGGTTTTTTAGTGCTGTGGAACGCGGAGATTCCAGTACATCGGGTAATTCGGGTGGAGCGCGGTGGTAGGGTTATTTGGGAACGCGGGCGGCGAGCCCGTGGTCGTCGATGA
- the mmp11 gene encoding methanogenesis marker protein 11, whose amino-acid sequence MSLSPEEVHRKCSEKGWVTMYERIATLTDEDRGRVLLVEDHPTPVGAEWVIRNYEATSPLVEKAWREGKRHFFLLRVGETSLNLESGVRAAGVESVEVRDGEVRVTHAGLAGAGVGAALSRGCAEGVSRVEIHEEGGGSRLGRATVVTPELRRLVIGVDDTDTEEEGATWSAVDVICHRLEDEAGVFYSRHVIVQLYPKTPHRTRNCAAVVVELGVPPKRVEKVKRKFLKMLKEVSFSDHTCAAFWDRLEFPKELRDLGDAAKRRIVSREEVDEVVEICEIEVVSIGDGERGRIGAVAALPFIDDHGLAARVPK is encoded by the coding sequence GTGTCGCTAAGTCCAGAGGAGGTCCATCGTAAGTGTTCGGAGAAAGGTTGGGTGACCATGTACGAGAGGATCGCCACGCTCACCGACGAGGACAGGGGACGCGTACTCTTGGTCGAGGACCATCCAACACCTGTCGGCGCCGAGTGGGTGATAAGGAACTACGAAGCCACCAGCCCGCTGGTAGAGAAAGCTTGGAGGGAGGGTAAGCGCCACTTTTTCTTGCTGAGGGTCGGGGAGACCTCGCTGAACCTTGAATCGGGTGTACGGGCCGCGGGTGTGGAGAGCGTAGAGGTGCGGGACGGCGAGGTCCGGGTGACTCATGCGGGGCTCGCCGGGGCCGGTGTCGGTGCCGCTCTATCCCGGGGATGCGCCGAGGGTGTTTCTCGGGTCGAGATTCATGAGGAAGGAGGAGGATCCCGACTGGGTCGGGCGACGGTGGTAACGCCGGAGCTACGACGCCTAGTGATCGGGGTCGATGATACGGACACCGAGGAGGAAGGCGCTACTTGGTCGGCGGTTGACGTGATCTGTCACCGCTTGGAGGACGAGGCAGGGGTTTTCTATTCCCGACACGTCATAGTGCAGTTGTACCCTAAGACACCCCACCGAACTCGAAACTGTGCGGCGGTAGTTGTAGAGCTCGGGGTGCCGCCGAAACGCGTAGAGAAGGTCAAGAGGAAGTTCCTGAAGATGCTGAAGGAAGTGTCCTTTTCCGATCACACATGTGCGGCGTTCTGGGACAGGTTAGAGTTCCCGAAGGAACTGAGAGATCTAGGGGACGCCGCCAAGCGTCGGATCGTTAGCCGGGAGGAGGTCGATGAAGTGGTAGAGATATGTGAGATCGAGGTCGTCTCGATCGGGGACGGAGAGCGCGGGCGGATAGGAGCCGTGGCAGCTCTGCCCTTCATCGACGACCACGGGCTCGCCGCCCGCGTTCCCAAATAA
- a CDS encoding tryptophan--tRNA ligase: protein MIDPWDVEEVDYERLTEEFGIRPIDEEVRELLPRRFPLLDRGIVFGHRDYDAFLKDYNDGKLVSVLSGMMPSGRMHLGHKTVVDQLVFYQQEMDVKVYIPIADLEAYNARNMDLDRAHRIAIEEYVLNYAALGLDLDPDRCEIYLQSERKTVQRMALLLAGRLTWNAVKNTYGFTGETSMGHAFAPIVQAADILHPQEIERPHRVLVPVGVDQDPHLRLTRDIAEKEDLIKPASTYHRFMTGLTGGKMSSSKPNTAIFLTDDPEAAKEKVWNAKTGGGATLEEHREHGGDPDKCVVYELMVYHLADRIGGDEKLREIRKKCREGDIICGECKRMVGEALAEVLEELERRREDVRDELPDILSQHPDAPEVPEDW, encoded by the coding sequence TTGATCGATCCCTGGGACGTAGAAGAAGTTGACTACGAACGTCTTACCGAGGAGTTCGGCATTCGACCGATCGACGAGGAAGTCCGAGAGTTACTACCACGGCGATTCCCGCTGCTGGACCGTGGTATAGTCTTCGGGCACCGCGACTACGACGCCTTCCTCAAGGATTACAACGACGGCAAACTCGTCAGCGTCCTCAGCGGAATGATGCCTAGCGGCCGAATGCACCTCGGCCACAAGACGGTCGTCGATCAACTGGTGTTCTACCAACAGGAGATGGACGTCAAGGTGTACATCCCAATTGCCGACTTGGAGGCATACAACGCCCGGAACATGGACCTGGATCGGGCACACAGGATCGCCATCGAAGAGTACGTCCTCAACTACGCCGCGTTGGGTCTCGACCTGGACCCGGATCGATGTGAGATCTACCTCCAATCCGAGAGAAAGACAGTCCAGCGGATGGCACTGTTGCTAGCTGGCCGACTCACGTGGAACGCCGTGAAGAACACGTACGGGTTCACCGGCGAGACCAGCATGGGGCACGCTTTCGCACCGATCGTTCAAGCCGCCGACATACTACACCCACAGGAGATCGAAAGACCACACCGGGTCCTCGTACCCGTGGGTGTCGACCAGGACCCCCACCTCCGGCTGACTCGGGATATAGCGGAGAAGGAGGACTTGATCAAGCCGGCCAGCACGTACCACAGGTTCATGACCGGGCTGACTGGTGGTAAGATGTCAAGCAGTAAACCCAACACCGCGATATTCCTCACCGACGATCCCGAGGCGGCGAAAGAGAAGGTGTGGAACGCGAAGACAGGTGGAGGGGCGACGCTCGAGGAACACCGCGAGCACGGTGGCGACCCTGACAAGTGCGTGGTGTACGAACTCATGGTGTACCATCTAGCAGACCGCATCGGAGGGGATGAAAAGCTACGGGAGATCCGGAAGAAGTGCCGAGAAGGGGACATCATCTGCGGTGAGTGCAAACGGATGGTAGGAGAAGCACTAGCGGAGGTACTGGAAGAACTAGAACGTCGTCGCGAGGACGTTCGAGACGAGCTTCCGGACATACTATCACAGCACCCGGACGCGCCCGAAGTGCCGGAGGACTGGTAG
- a CDS encoding sigma factor-like helix-turn-helix DNA-binding protein, with translation MADQKPYYGAWPCHPRDLVEEGVTTSARRARIILRKYVLGQSEEEIAEEEGISLKSVKYHLKKAEEEGLIDYVKEKFVESE, from the coding sequence ATGGCCGATCAGAAGCCGTACTACGGAGCCTGGCCGTGTCACCCACGAGATCTCGTCGAGGAGGGAGTGACCACCAGCGCCCGGCGGGCGAGAATAATCCTCAGAAAGTACGTCTTGGGACAGAGTGAGGAAGAAATAGCCGAGGAAGAGGGCATCTCACTTAAGTCCGTGAAGTACCACCTAAAGAAGGCCGAGGAAGAAGGCCTCATCGATTACGTGAAGGAAAAGTTCGTGGAGAGCGAATGA
- a CDS encoding P-loop domain-containing protein — MRGLEEKIRTLQLPTGVRWCPRRMTNRSRGRRWYAVRGSDAVRVVLPVRVSRRDFKKVPKGAEDAAAHPIIEEIKRRSREEPDLYPLSGKLLDHKKVRKLTEPCTVVRLHGFRTPPIWMPGKSNRVLRRSREVLLTVRMLFPPDWSEERVLDGVYAALDALREVVLEIPRKEILRTCDVVLDQRELREQLERGEIEHRGKRVVSLIGDGARPARRLTDVRRHHRIAGPKPDPHIPFEVPEDHDADLVPLEIELPRTGERKRFLPIYEGELFAIAGANAQGKTTLINAVEAGQDDHAPGDGREYVITVRRTAKAEAGVKRMNGEDVSLFFRELPPGYEGTPENVRGLASGSMKMAAEIQRTLEEGAKILFIDEDKAAVNLLVPGVLTKELEGIRTLVEVRDEITSRGVTIVAATGVLDDFTAAADRAIVMEDHRPKPLNLREFRARLARYYLERARRYRSNAESPESD; from the coding sequence ATGAGAGGACTCGAAGAGAAAATCCGGACGTTGCAGTTGCCTACGGGTGTGCGATGGTGTCCTAGGCGGATGACCAACAGGTCCAGGGGACGCCGGTGGTACGCTGTTCGCGGATCGGACGCCGTACGCGTAGTACTACCCGTTAGGGTGTCTCGACGTGATTTCAAGAAAGTGCCGAAAGGTGCCGAAGACGCGGCGGCTCACCCAATCATCGAGGAGATTAAACGACGGTCGCGCGAGGAACCGGACCTCTACCCGTTGTCCGGGAAGCTCTTGGACCATAAAAAGGTCCGGAAACTCACCGAGCCCTGTACGGTCGTACGACTCCACGGCTTTCGCACTCCTCCCATTTGGATGCCGGGAAAGTCCAACCGTGTCCTGCGCCGGTCACGCGAAGTCCTGTTAACGGTGCGGATGTTGTTCCCGCCCGATTGGTCTGAGGAACGCGTTCTGGACGGTGTATACGCAGCCTTGGACGCGCTTCGAGAGGTCGTACTGGAGATCCCACGGAAGGAAATCCTTCGAACTTGTGATGTGGTTCTCGATCAGCGAGAGCTTCGGGAGCAGTTGGAGAGAGGTGAGATCGAACACCGAGGGAAGCGGGTAGTATCCTTGATAGGGGATGGGGCACGACCCGCTCGCAGGTTGACGGACGTCCGTCGACACCACCGCATAGCCGGCCCCAAGCCCGACCCTCACATCCCGTTCGAGGTTCCTGAGGACCACGATGCGGACCTAGTTCCGCTGGAAATTGAGCTCCCCCGAACCGGCGAGCGAAAGCGCTTCCTACCGATTTACGAGGGAGAACTGTTCGCCATCGCCGGAGCCAACGCGCAGGGCAAGACTACCCTGATTAACGCCGTGGAAGCGGGTCAAGACGATCATGCGCCCGGGGACGGTCGTGAGTACGTGATTACAGTCCGGCGCACCGCCAAGGCCGAGGCGGGTGTCAAGAGGATGAACGGTGAGGATGTGAGTCTGTTCTTCCGGGAATTACCGCCCGGATACGAGGGGACTCCTGAAAACGTCCGTGGCCTCGCCAGCGGTTCGATGAAAATGGCCGCGGAGATCCAGCGGACCCTGGAGGAAGGAGCCAAAATACTCTTCATCGACGAGGACAAGGCCGCCGTGAACCTACTAGTGCCGGGAGTTCTTACCAAGGAACTTGAAGGTATCCGCACTCTCGTGGAGGTACGTGACGAGATCACATCCCGAGGCGTCACAATCGTCGCGGCTACAGGCGTTCTCGACGACTTCACCGCCGCCGCCGACAGAGCGATCGTAATGGAGGATCATCGGCCTAAGCCGTTGAACTTGAGGGAGTTCCGCGCACGGTTGGCCCGGTATTACTTGGAGCGGGCCCGAAGGTATCGCTCGAACGCCGAAAGCCCTGAAAGTGACTGA
- a CDS encoding SAM-dependent methyltransferase translates to MIPPFQALVTCPAGFEFRCVEELEGILKEEDPYTEAEPTYFKGVVVVRSDLEPEEIVEIVKDADTDWVAKIVPIHRTVRADLDVMKRTATILARRKLGENTSFAVRCRKRGKPPFGQREVEVKVGAAVQEATGAPVDLEDPDYYVWIEVLQDTAGISVAPPDLIVSKEVKRVRKWSPGMRPISRAQLKLRELLKRHPYIVREGSDVIDLGAAPGGWSYELARRVESGTVYAVDPGDLHPKVLELDNVVHLKKRAEELTEDDIEGRVRLVTSDLNRIHTEATEITLSVADEFLEPGGFIVQTVKLAVDPSTGKYAASDVETAVSETELEYERRGYEILAIERLKRNTPNERTLVARKV, encoded by the coding sequence ATGATTCCACCGTTCCAAGCTCTAGTGACATGCCCCGCCGGGTTCGAGTTCCGCTGTGTCGAAGAGCTCGAGGGTATACTGAAAGAAGAGGACCCGTACACGGAGGCGGAGCCCACGTACTTCAAAGGCGTCGTAGTGGTACGATCGGATCTAGAACCGGAAGAGATCGTCGAGATAGTGAAAGATGCGGACACGGATTGGGTGGCTAAGATCGTCCCCATCCACCGAACCGTGCGCGCCGACCTGGACGTGATGAAACGCACGGCCACGATCCTGGCGCGACGTAAGCTGGGCGAAAACACGTCGTTTGCAGTACGGTGCCGAAAGCGGGGCAAACCACCGTTCGGACAGCGAGAGGTCGAGGTGAAGGTAGGTGCGGCGGTACAGGAGGCGACCGGCGCCCCGGTGGATTTGGAGGACCCCGACTACTACGTCTGGATCGAGGTGCTACAGGATACCGCCGGGATCTCGGTAGCCCCTCCGGACCTGATCGTCAGCAAAGAGGTTAAACGGGTACGCAAGTGGAGTCCCGGGATGAGACCTATCTCCAGGGCTCAGCTCAAACTCAGGGAGTTGCTGAAGCGCCATCCGTACATCGTACGGGAAGGTTCCGACGTGATCGATCTCGGGGCCGCACCGGGTGGTTGGAGTTACGAACTGGCGAGGAGGGTAGAGTCAGGGACGGTATACGCCGTAGATCCAGGGGACTTGCACCCGAAGGTTCTCGAGCTAGACAACGTCGTACACCTCAAGAAAAGGGCCGAAGAGCTGACCGAAGACGACATCGAAGGCCGTGTCAGGTTAGTCACGAGCGATCTCAATAGGATCCACACTGAAGCCACCGAAATCACCCTCAGCGTCGCGGACGAATTCCTCGAGCCCGGCGGGTTCATAGTGCAGACGGTGAAGTTGGCCGTCGACCCGTCAACCGGAAAATACGCCGCATCGGACGTGGAGACGGCTGTCTCAGAAACCGAACTCGAATACGAGCGCCGCGGGTACGAGATACTGGCTATCGAGCGCCTGAAACGGAATACACCTAACGAGCGGACTTTAGTGGCTCGGAAGGTGTGA
- the endA gene encoding tRNA-intron lyase: protein MPHAKVFEGGSLVSKDYEDLKRRYFGTEHGNVLFLDPFETVYLAEKGEINPETPEGESMNVEELLSFFERRRPGFLAGYVVYRDLTERGYVVKSGFKYGGRFRVYEEDPDREHSKYVVRVVEPDTELSTRDVLRATRLAHSVRKDFVLAVVEDVEEPRIEYVMWRWKRL from the coding sequence TTGCCACATGCTAAGGTCTTCGAAGGTGGTAGCTTAGTCTCTAAGGATTACGAGGACTTGAAGCGTCGGTACTTCGGAACAGAGCACGGTAACGTGCTCTTCCTTGACCCTTTCGAAACCGTGTACCTGGCGGAGAAAGGTGAGATCAACCCGGAGACGCCGGAAGGCGAATCCATGAATGTGGAAGAACTGCTTTCCTTCTTCGAACGTAGGAGACCTGGGTTTTTGGCAGGATACGTCGTTTATCGGGATCTCACCGAGCGGGGATACGTGGTGAAGTCCGGGTTTAAGTACGGAGGAAGGTTCCGGGTGTACGAGGAGGACCCCGACCGGGAACACTCTAAATACGTGGTGAGGGTGGTCGAGCCGGACACGGAACTGTCTACCCGTGACGTATTGCGGGCCACACGTTTGGCACATTCCGTCCGGAAGGATTTCGTCCTAGCCGTCGTTGAGGACGTCGAAGAACCACGCATCGAGTATGTGATGTGGCGGTGGAAGAGACTGTAA
- a CDS encoding archaeosine biosynthesis radical SAM protein RaSEA — translation MRFRGRPDRYVAAWKQPDRVTGADRSVVIVLSTRGCRWFHETGGCVFCSYPLEGAGTRVPTELLIRQFERAYSRHRLDSPHGVKLFTSGSFLDPEEVPDEAVREILGRLAENDLVTEVSFESRPELITDERLELITDVLDGKSFEVGIGLETSDDELRASMNKGFSFREFAKAVKKVREYGGIPKAYVMLKLPFLSESEALRDAYMSCVDAHLAGCTRISICPVTVHRETVLEKAWRAGLYRPPWLWTCVEVARKVKGDLGDRVDLLVDTSGAGTPRGPSNCPRCSRRVARALREFTRTQDTGKLEGLKCSCFAVWRTHIVC, via the coding sequence GTGCGGTTCCGAGGACGGCCCGACCGGTACGTGGCGGCGTGGAAGCAACCCGACCGAGTCACGGGAGCGGATCGTAGTGTAGTGATAGTGCTGTCCACCCGGGGCTGCCGATGGTTCCACGAGACCGGAGGATGTGTGTTCTGCTCCTACCCGCTCGAGGGCGCGGGTACGAGGGTGCCGACGGAGCTCCTAATACGCCAGTTCGAGCGAGCTTATTCCCGACACCGACTGGACTCACCACACGGAGTCAAACTGTTCACGTCGGGTAGCTTCTTAGACCCTGAGGAAGTGCCAGACGAAGCCGTTCGGGAGATACTAGGTCGGCTGGCCGAAAACGATCTGGTGACGGAGGTATCCTTCGAATCTCGCCCCGAGTTAATCACGGACGAGCGGTTGGAGTTGATCACGGACGTTTTGGACGGGAAGTCCTTCGAGGTAGGCATCGGGTTGGAAACCAGTGATGACGAGCTGCGCGCGTCTATGAACAAGGGCTTTTCCTTCCGTGAATTCGCCAAGGCCGTGAAGAAGGTGAGGGAGTATGGAGGAATCCCTAAGGCGTATGTAATGCTGAAGCTCCCATTCCTCTCCGAATCAGAGGCACTCAGGGACGCGTACATGTCATGCGTTGACGCCCACTTGGCCGGCTGCACTAGGATTTCGATATGCCCTGTCACAGTCCATAGGGAGACCGTGCTGGAGAAAGCTTGGCGCGCCGGGCTTTACAGACCGCCCTGGTTGTGGACCTGCGTGGAGGTAGCTAGGAAGGTGAAAGGGGACTTAGGTGATAGGGTCGATCTGCTGGTAGATACGAGCGGTGCCGGAACTCCACGAGGTCCGTCCAACTGTCCGAGATGTTCCCGGCGTGTCGCCCGGGCCCTTCGGGAGTTCACCCGTACGCAGGATACCGGCAAGCTCGAGGGTCTCAAGTGCTCATGTTTCGCGGTTTGGCGCACGCATATCGTCTGCTAG